One window of Acidobacteriota bacterium genomic DNA carries:
- a CDS encoding HAD-IA family hydrolase, translated as MNHQTRAILFDLDGTLIDTTDLILRCFQHSWETVCGFNHSREDLIQTFGTPLRAAMHRLLLTEAESKSGSRGAEGDPDVVDHLLAEYRSFNVANHDSLARPFEGTCEVVTELRCRGYLIGVVTSKSRELALRGLRLCALDGLIHSAVFLEDTDTHKPLPEPIHAALERLSAKSSSAAYIGDSRHDIVAARAAGVRTVAALWGPAPRTELERERPDFLAESITDLLEIFSRENRALL; from the coding sequence TTGAACCATCAGACACGAGCAATTCTTTTTGATTTAGATGGCACACTCATAGACACGACCGACCTCATACTGAGATGTTTTCAACACTCATGGGAGACGGTTTGCGGGTTCAACCATTCACGCGAAGACCTTATTCAAACGTTCGGCACCCCCTTGCGAGCGGCAATGCATCGATTACTGCTCACGGAGGCTGAATCAAAAAGCGGCAGTCGGGGAGCCGAGGGCGATCCTGATGTCGTTGACCATTTGCTCGCTGAGTATCGATCATTCAATGTCGCCAATCACGACTCGCTGGCTCGGCCTTTCGAGGGCACTTGCGAGGTAGTGACGGAACTTAGATGCCGCGGGTACTTGATCGGGGTGGTAACCTCAAAGAGCCGTGAACTCGCGCTTCGCGGGCTCAGGCTATGCGCCCTCGACGGTCTAATCCACTCGGCTGTCTTCCTGGAAGATACAGATACTCACAAGCCACTTCCCGAGCCGATACACGCCGCGTTGGAAAGGTTGAGCGCCAAGTCGAGCTCGGCAGCATATATTGGCGATAGCCGCCACGACATCGTAGCGGCGCGCGCGGCCGGGGTCCGGACAGTGGCGGCACTATGGGGTCCGGCGCCTCGTACCGAGCTTGAACGCGAGCGGCCCGATTTCCTCGCCGAGTCGATCACCGATCTGCTCGAGATTTTCAGTCGAGAGAATAGGGCATTACTATAA
- a CDS encoding radical SAM protein translates to MQKIKDRYRKLLTSEVGLVSHKPRGRGLDIALAYPNTYYIGMSNLGFQAVYQLFNSHTGVTCERVFAPDADIEQELDRTRTPLLSLESETPISDFDVLAISVSFETDYLNIPKLLRLSKIPVRTRDRNHWHPLVVMGGAAAFLNPEPVADFVDVVCVGEGEVLVPALVRLMNEAASREDLLLRLAREPGFYVPSFYNIHYQTDGSIRELIPTNGAPRRVFTMRNPMRKQEGNGHFEDDFIPASEIITDNTEMSGRYLVEISRGCSMGCRFCWAGYSYLAPRVFSAEKLLARAAEMRKLTDKIGLVATAVCDHPEIHQLLAGLEELDYQVSVSSLRLDQISPELLDALVRRNDQQIAIAPETGSDRLRRVINKDLTNEQVVDIARMIFDRGILNLKLYMMIGLPTEEDEDIDAIVSLTERIRERMIEAGRPRGRVGSIIVSLNAFVPKPQTPFQWEPIQPEKVIDQKIKYLTRAFKQIPNVEVRAMSSRIAQLQALLSLGDRRVSEFILEADRTGNWRQAMRGWTDYSLRRRSLDELLPWDVVDIGLTTEFMKREYQRAMAEKVTKPCPATDPCVRCGVCDPSHVPEGALVQLSWMKPPSVLVASGSAGD, encoded by the coding sequence ATGCAGAAGATCAAAGATCGATATCGAAAACTACTTACAAGTGAGGTGGGCCTCGTGAGCCACAAGCCTCGCGGGCGCGGCTTAGACATTGCGCTTGCTTATCCGAACACCTACTACATCGGGATGTCCAACCTCGGTTTTCAAGCAGTCTACCAGCTCTTCAATTCTCATACTGGCGTAACCTGCGAGCGCGTCTTCGCGCCCGATGCCGACATAGAACAAGAGCTCGATCGGACTCGCACGCCATTGCTATCGTTAGAGTCAGAAACACCGATCTCTGATTTCGATGTGCTCGCTATCTCGGTTTCATTTGAAACCGACTATCTCAACATTCCCAAGCTGCTCCGGCTCTCAAAGATTCCCGTCAGGACACGGGACCGAAACCACTGGCACCCGCTTGTAGTTATGGGTGGCGCCGCGGCCTTTCTGAACCCTGAGCCGGTGGCCGACTTTGTCGATGTGGTTTGCGTCGGCGAGGGCGAAGTGCTCGTGCCTGCCCTGGTCAGACTAATGAACGAGGCAGCCTCGCGCGAAGATCTGTTGTTGCGGCTTGCTCGAGAGCCTGGTTTCTACGTTCCCAGCTTCTACAACATACATTACCAAACGGACGGGAGCATAAGGGAACTAATCCCCACCAACGGGGCTCCTCGCCGAGTCTTCACGATGCGCAATCCAATGCGTAAGCAGGAAGGCAACGGGCACTTCGAGGACGACTTCATCCCAGCAAGTGAGATCATAACCGACAACACCGAAATGAGCGGCCGCTACCTTGTTGAGATTTCGCGCGGCTGCTCGATGGGTTGCCGCTTCTGCTGGGCGGGCTATTCTTATCTTGCTCCCCGAGTTTTTTCCGCCGAGAAGCTCCTCGCTCGCGCGGCCGAGATGCGCAAGCTCACCGACAAGATCGGACTGGTAGCCACCGCTGTCTGCGATCATCCTGAGATTCATCAGCTCCTGGCGGGCCTGGAAGAGCTAGACTATCAGGTTTCGGTTTCGTCTTTGCGGCTTGATCAGATCTCACCCGAGCTGCTTGATGCCTTAGTTCGTCGAAATGACCAGCAGATAGCCATCGCCCCAGAGACCGGCTCTGACAGATTGCGGCGGGTTATCAATAAGGACCTCACAAACGAGCAGGTGGTGGACATCGCCCGGATGATCTTCGACCGCGGCATCCTGAACCTGAAACTTTACATGATGATCGGGCTGCCCACCGAAGAAGATGAAGACATAGATGCGATTGTGTCGCTCACCGAGCGAATACGCGAGCGGATGATCGAGGCAGGGAGACCGAGAGGAAGAGTCGGTTCGATTATCGTTTCGTTGAATGCGTTCGTGCCTAAACCGCAAACTCCATTTCAGTGGGAGCCGATACAACCCGAGAAAGTGATCGATCAAAAGATCAAATACCTGACGCGAGCCTTTAAGCAAATCCCCAACGTCGAAGTGCGAGCCATGTCGTCGCGCATCGCTCAGCTCCAGGCGTTGCTCTCTCTAGGCGACCGGCGCGTTTCCGAGTTCATTCTGGAAGCAGACCGAACCGGCAATTGGCGCCAGGCAATGCGAGGTTGGACTGACTATTCGCTCAGGCGGCGTTCGCTCGATGAACTGCTGCCTTGGGATGTAGTTGACATCGGACTCACAACCGAATTCATGAAGCGGGAATACCAGCGCGCGATGGCCGAGAAGGTCACAAAGCCTTGCCCGGCGACCGATCCCTGCGTTCGCTGCGGCGTCTGCGATCCGAGCCATGTGCCTGAAGGTGCTCTGGTGCAGTTGTCCTGGATGAAGCCGCCCAGCGTGCTCGTCGCTTCAGGCTCGGCCGGCGACTAA
- a CDS encoding ABC transporter ATP-binding protein — translation MFLLEVKELTRRFGGLVAVDSLTFNVSAGETVSIIGPNGAGKTTVFNLITGFHRPTGGEIIFDGVNLVGKKPHKIALAGVGRTFQMVKPLRGLSVFENILVGAFARTGDRDEARSIAEDVLEFTDLKEVGGAKADGLPIGMRKRLELARSLATGPRLILLDEVMSGLNPTESKEAIELLKRLRDERGISAVAGVEHVMQVVMSISDRVIVLNHGRKIAEGTPAEIANDPEVIEAYLGK, via the coding sequence GTGTTTCTGCTTGAAGTGAAGGAGCTGACCAGGCGATTCGGCGGACTGGTTGCGGTTGACTCGCTCACCTTCAACGTAAGTGCGGGCGAGACGGTCAGCATTATCGGTCCCAACGGTGCGGGCAAGACGACGGTATTTAATTTGATCACCGGCTTCCATCGGCCTACCGGCGGCGAGATTATCTTTGACGGCGTGAATCTGGTCGGTAAAAAGCCACACAAAATTGCGCTTGCGGGAGTGGGCCGGACGTTTCAGATGGTGAAGCCGCTTCGCGGGTTGAGCGTATTCGAAAACATCCTGGTGGGGGCTTTCGCGCGCACCGGCGATCGCGACGAAGCTCGGAGCATCGCCGAAGACGTGCTAGAGTTCACGGACCTTAAGGAGGTCGGCGGCGCCAAGGCGGACGGCTTGCCGATCGGCATGCGAAAGCGGCTCGAACTCGCGCGTTCTCTCGCAACCGGTCCCCGGCTGATACTACTTGACGAGGTGATGTCCGGGCTCAATCCCACGGAATCAAAAGAAGCGATCGAGCTTCTGAAGAGGTTGAGGGATGAGCGTGGTATTTCGGCGGTAGCTGGAGTCGAGCACGTTATGCAGGTGGTAATGAGCATCAGCGATCGCGTCATCGTGCTGAACCACGGAAGGAAGATCGCTGAGGGAACGCCAGCCGAAATCGCCAACGACCCTGAAGTGATTGAAGCCTACCTTGGAAAGTAA
- a CDS encoding branched-chain amino acid ABC transporter permease, whose protein sequence is MKRAKIYLSILALFLISAPFIFQARYSQHVLILILLYITLGSAWNILGGFAGQLSLGHAAFFGIGAYTAAIIASKTELSPWWALIAGPLVVLPIALIVGWICFRLRGPYFTLATIAVGEVVRLVALNWSALTGGAVGVVIRPSIFSGTSKIPYYYIVLMIASGTVALCQLISRRKLGYYFMAIREDEETAESIGIDTTRYKLFALAISATLTAIAGAFYANYFMFVDPTIVLPLALSVEIVLMAIIGGLGTVAGPVLGAVLLKLSSEIFRNEFAQANLLIYGALLVIVILFMPDGLMGGFRRLLRFGARKSQRVSA, encoded by the coding sequence ATGAAGAGAGCCAAAATCTATTTATCAATCCTTGCACTGTTTCTAATCTCGGCGCCGTTTATTTTCCAGGCGCGATACTCCCAGCATGTCTTGATACTGATTCTCCTCTACATCACCCTCGGGTCGGCGTGGAACATCCTCGGAGGTTTTGCGGGCCAGTTATCGCTGGGTCACGCAGCATTCTTCGGAATAGGCGCTTATACGGCAGCGATCATCGCCAGCAAGACCGAGCTTTCGCCGTGGTGGGCGTTGATCGCAGGTCCGCTGGTTGTCTTGCCGATTGCGCTCATCGTAGGGTGGATATGCTTTCGACTGCGCGGACCGTACTTCACGCTGGCTACGATTGCGGTTGGCGAGGTGGTGCGGCTGGTCGCGTTGAACTGGAGCGCGTTGACAGGCGGTGCGGTCGGCGTGGTGATCCGGCCTTCGATATTTAGCGGCACGAGTAAAATCCCTTACTACTACATTGTTCTTATGATCGCGTCGGGAACGGTAGCGCTGTGTCAACTGATCAGCCGGCGGAAGCTGGGATATTACTTCATGGCGATACGGGAAGATGAGGAGACGGCCGAATCGATTGGCATCGACACGACGCGTTACAAACTCTTTGCCCTCGCGATCAGCGCAACGCTTACGGCGATCGCCGGAGCGTTTTACGCGAACTACTTTATGTTCGTCGATCCAACCATTGTACTGCCGCTCGCTCTGTCGGTTGAGATCGTGCTGATGGCGATAATCGGCGGGTTGGGCACGGTTGCCGGGCCGGTTCTGGGAGCGGTGCTGCTCAAGCTATCGTCCGAAATCTTCCGCAATGAATTCGCCCAGGCGAACCTCCTGATCTACGGGGCGCTGCTGGTCATAGTCATACTGTTCATGCCGGATGGGTTGATGGGCGGTTTTCGAAGACTCTTGAGGTTCGGAGCGAGGAAATCTCAACGTGTTTCTGCTTGA
- a CDS encoding ABC transporter substrate-binding protein, giving the protein MDNRLTTRLTSLSNVRLNPARIIAVLAMSLCAFASGCAREGNQGGENSIRVGIITSLTGSEARFGQAQKYGYEMALDEINAVAVLGKKLELVYQDDTSKPEVATLTVEKLSDRTDIVALIGAYSSSATFPASAVANRYQIPMLCPSAITDEITRQGYEWIFRVCAPASEYGRALVEFLTSAAGTRRLAVVYENTQFGSSVARAALDQAPRAGIEIVAYEAYDQGGTDFTPLLTRVKSASPDAVLFVSYLADATLLMRQSKEIDLNPKVFTAGGAGFSLPDFLKGAGDTAEYTISVTQWTPDAKWTGSREWADDFRRRFNYEPNYHSVQAYMSLKILANAIERAGSTDHTSVRDAIRSSKLDSIFGPILFNEVGQNEHQVAITQVLNGKFTTIWPPSAAIRPPVLPTPSWRARSAAGESGGSSTTEAHVPTSVSGSEKLLQTTASGLLTGGIYALIGIGLTIIFGVMRVVNFAHGALVMVGMYATYFLFTYLHIDPFLSLLVVMPAMFVAGVIIQKTLIARVLGAPEMNQILLTEGISIVLINTALLLFTSNYLTMTTGYAGATFHLGGVSLSKPQIAAFLIAVVITTAVYFFLVRTNMGRKIRAAAQDAEAARLLGINIKRVQALTFGLGVAAAGAAGSLLMPIYYRVEPNAGSPFTLKAFVVVVLGGMGSVTGALVGGIVLGIAESLGAVYIATGYKDAIAFVIFLLVLTLKPAGLLGKSKV; this is encoded by the coding sequence GTGGACAACCGACTGACGACGCGGCTCACATCCCTTTCAAACGTGCGGCTCAATCCTGCGAGGATCATTGCCGTCCTCGCGATGTCCCTTTGCGCATTCGCATCGGGCTGCGCGCGTGAGGGAAATCAAGGCGGCGAGAATTCAATTCGCGTCGGCATAATCACTTCGCTCACCGGCTCTGAGGCCCGGTTCGGCCAGGCTCAAAAGTACGGTTACGAAATGGCGCTCGACGAGATCAACGCCGTGGCCGTACTAGGGAAGAAACTGGAGCTCGTATATCAAGACGACACCTCAAAGCCCGAAGTCGCAACCCTCACCGTCGAGAAGCTTAGCGACCGAACCGATATCGTCGCCCTGATCGGAGCTTATTCCAGTTCGGCCACGTTCCCCGCTTCCGCGGTAGCGAATCGCTATCAGATACCCATGCTTTGTCCCAGCGCGATAACGGATGAGATCACTCGTCAGGGGTACGAGTGGATCTTTCGTGTTTGCGCACCGGCGAGCGAATACGGGCGCGCTCTGGTGGAATTTCTTACTAGCGCTGCCGGGACTCGCCGACTCGCCGTGGTTTATGAGAACACTCAGTTCGGATCAAGTGTCGCGCGCGCGGCCTTGGACCAGGCTCCCAGGGCTGGGATCGAGATTGTTGCTTACGAAGCGTACGATCAAGGCGGAACGGATTTCACGCCGCTGTTGACTCGGGTCAAGTCGGCAAGCCCTGACGCGGTGCTTTTTGTGTCGTACCTTGCGGATGCCACGCTGCTGATGCGCCAGTCGAAGGAGATCGACCTCAATCCAAAAGTGTTCACGGCCGGCGGCGCCGGGTTTTCGCTTCCCGATTTTTTGAAAGGCGCGGGCGACACGGCTGAGTACACGATCTCGGTGACTCAATGGACTCCCGATGCAAAGTGGACGGGTTCGCGCGAGTGGGCCGACGATTTTCGCCGGCGATTCAACTACGAACCTAACTATCACAGCGTTCAGGCTTACATGTCGCTTAAGATTCTTGCGAACGCGATCGAGCGGGCGGGCTCAACCGATCACACATCGGTGCGCGATGCGATCAGGAGCTCGAAGCTGGATTCGATCTTTGGTCCGATCCTTTTCAACGAAGTGGGGCAGAACGAGCATCAGGTCGCGATCACTCAGGTGTTGAACGGAAAGTTCACGACTATATGGCCGCCGTCGGCCGCCATTCGACCGCCGGTGTTGCCCACGCCGTCGTGGCGCGCACGAAGCGCGGCTGGAGAATCGGGCGGCTCGAGCACGACTGAAGCTCACGTGCCGACATCGGTCTCCGGCAGCGAAAAACTCCTCCAGACTACCGCGAGCGGGCTGCTCACCGGAGGAATCTACGCGCTGATCGGAATCGGGCTCACGATCATTTTCGGAGTGATGCGGGTGGTCAACTTCGCTCACGGCGCGCTGGTGATGGTCGGAATGTACGCGACCTATTTTCTGTTTACCTATTTGCACATCGATCCGTTTCTGTCGCTCCTGGTTGTCATGCCTGCCATGTTTGTTGCTGGCGTCATCATTCAAAAGACGCTGATCGCTAGAGTGCTCGGGGCGCCGGAGATGAATCAGATTCTGCTCACTGAAGGCATCAGCATTGTGTTGATCAACACCGCGCTGCTGCTGTTCACGTCGAACTATTTGACGATGACGACCGGCTATGCAGGCGCGACGTTTCACCTCGGCGGGGTGTCGTTGAGCAAGCCGCAGATCGCAGCTTTCTTGATCGCCGTCGTGATCACCACTGCCGTTTATTTTTTTCTGGTGCGAACGAATATGGGCAGGAAAATCCGCGCAGCAGCTCAAGACGCTGAAGCCGCCCGCCTTCTGGGGATCAACATCAAGCGAGTTCAAGCCCTCACTTTCGGGTTGGGGGTGGCGGCTGCCGGAGCTGCCGGGTCGCTTTTGATGCCGATCTACTATCGCGTCGAGCCAAACGCCGGATCGCCGTTCACGCTAAAGGCGTTCGTCGTCGTTGTTCTCGGCGGGATGGGGAGCGTGACCGGCGCGCTTGTGGGCGGGATCGTGTTGGGCATCGCGGAATCGCTCGGCGCGGTCTACATTGCGACCGGTTATAAGGACGCGATCGCGTTTGTGATTTTCCTCTTGGTGTTGACGCTGAAGCCGGCGGGGCTTTTGGGGAAGTCGAAGGTGTGA
- a CDS encoding phosphoenolpyruvate carboxykinase: protein MSKPSARAALPVDPKEIVWNPSAEDLRLLTEKMPNTRVTRYDNTNTQSRVDARSKLSTYVVSDTPERHDSPTITRQEYERVAKLQNDYIRGCEMILVDGFIGNDSEFRVPSRLIIEQSNANVAGMQKHLYYPATEEELRNFEPRLTIIYTPNIEMKGYPADRLIAVDLENGVTRVLNSDYFGESKKGGLRMWNQMVYDRGGLALHAGCKVIPVGDQKRVGLIIGLSGTGKTTTTFTKQNDSSPVQDDFLALMPGGKIYATENGCFAKTFALNEKDEPTIYNAVTSEHAYLENVSQNEAGELDFYDTSYTQNGRAVVRMQDIAGAMDAREIQSADFLLILNRNDNIIPGVAKLNRHQAAAYFMLGETRGTSAGGASEAGKFLRVPGTNPFFPLKHALQGNRFWELLESSPMEVFLMNTGRVGGRDEDERSKKVRIQHSSAIVKGIAEGTIEWQEDPDFGYQIAAMVPGMDGEDNEILQPRKLYERQGRTDEYEQIVERLKNERREYMAKWEGLNPEMVQAVG, encoded by the coding sequence ATGAGTAAGCCATCTGCCCGAGCCGCGCTGCCGGTCGATCCGAAAGAAATCGTGTGGAATCCATCGGCCGAAGATTTGCGCCTGCTCACAGAAAAGATGCCCAACACTCGCGTCACCCGCTACGACAATACCAACACTCAGTCCCGGGTCGACGCGCGCTCGAAGCTTTCAACCTATGTTGTTTCCGATACGCCCGAGCGTCACGACTCGCCGACAATCACTCGCCAGGAGTATGAACGGGTCGCGAAGCTGCAGAACGACTATATTCGCGGCTGCGAGATGATACTGGTAGATGGCTTCATCGGAAACGACTCAGAATTTCGCGTACCGAGTCGTCTGATCATCGAGCAGTCGAACGCGAACGTTGCCGGAATGCAGAAGCACCTCTATTACCCGGCGACTGAGGAGGAGTTGCGCAATTTCGAGCCTCGCCTGACGATCATCTACACTCCGAATATCGAGATGAAGGGTTATCCAGCCGACCGGTTGATCGCGGTCGATCTGGAGAACGGCGTCACTCGCGTTCTTAACAGCGACTATTTTGGAGAATCGAAAAAGGGCGGCCTGCGAATGTGGAACCAGATGGTCTACGACCGAGGCGGGCTCGCGCTTCACGCCGGCTGTAAGGTCATCCCGGTTGGCGACCAGAAGCGCGTCGGCTTGATCATCGGGCTATCGGGCACGGGTAAGACTACTACCACCTTCACCAAACAGAACGACTCTTCTCCGGTTCAAGATGACTTCCTGGCGCTGATGCCCGGCGGGAAGATCTACGCTACGGAAAACGGTTGCTTTGCGAAGACATTCGCGCTGAACGAAAAGGACGAGCCGACTATCTATAACGCAGTCACGAGCGAGCACGCGTATCTGGAAAACGTCTCGCAGAATGAAGCGGGCGAGCTTGATTTCTACGACACCAGCTACACGCAGAACGGCCGCGCGGTCGTGCGCATGCAAGACATCGCCGGCGCTATGGATGCGCGCGAGATCCAGTCAGCCGACTTCCTCTTGATACTCAATCGCAATGACAACATCATTCCGGGAGTCGCAAAGCTCAATCGCCATCAAGCGGCCGCTTACTTCATGCTGGGTGAGACGCGGGGCACGTCGGCAGGCGGCGCATCCGAAGCCGGCAAGTTCCTGCGGGTGCCCGGCACCAACCCGTTCTTCCCGCTGAAGCATGCGCTGCAAGGTAATCGCTTCTGGGAGCTGCTGGAGTCGTCGCCGATGGAAGTCTTCTTGATGAACACCGGCCGTGTAGGAGGGCGCGACGAAGATGAGCGGTCGAAGAAGGTTCGCATTCAGCACTCTTCGGCAATAGTGAAAGGGATCGCCGAAGGAACGATCGAGTGGCAAGAAGACCCGGACTTCGGCTATCAAATCGCCGCAATGGTTCCGGGAATGGACGGCGAAGACAACGAGATCCTTCAGCCGCGCAAGCTCTACGAGAGGCAAGGCAGAACGGACGAATACGAGCAGATCGTAGAACGCTTGAAGAACGAACGGCGCGAATACATGGCGAAGTGGGAGGGGCTGAATCCCGAAATGGTTCAGGCAGTGGGTTAG
- a CDS encoding radical SAM protein — translation MNVLLLSMPDSFEHMPSIVIRMPNGALTSLAGNVDPHHKVAVADLVLVQQQVRETVERLVTELSPDVVGLSVMTFQRKTAFKIIDLVRQLKPNVRVAVGGYDPSLAAEAYTDNSSGVVDFVVRGEGEITFRELLRAIEEERGFDHIGGLSYRSGDRFYHTPDRPVNGLENGEIRLPNRAARVLKGYTILGRQVDVIETSRGCTFDCSFCSIIEMRGRNFFTYSFDRVIADIRDAHDRGARAIFIVDDNVVLNVKRFEALCRAIIDAGLNDIDYTVQAMTSAIANHGETLAPLMRKAGFRYVFLGIENVLEDDLKFLNASSKNTKRENGQKAGNATLKAIDYIRKNKMYVVGGLIVGNPDDTRESIQTNLEFAKKYIDWPYIQHPTPYPRTPMTKEFRDRGLIINERLEEYDGTTAVVKTEHLSAEEAEYMRWKSERWMKVRHIPAAFRHNPLFVLRNAPRMFGHTFRGSTVKNFLGLEDEREAFERYREIRRAERMYV, via the coding sequence ATGAATGTTCTTCTACTCTCGATGCCCGATTCGTTCGAGCATATGCCGTCTATCGTGATTCGTATGCCCAACGGCGCGCTTACCTCTCTGGCCGGAAACGTGGACCCTCATCACAAAGTCGCCGTTGCCGATCTCGTTCTTGTCCAGCAGCAAGTGCGCGAAACCGTCGAACGCCTGGTCACCGAGCTCTCACCCGACGTAGTCGGTCTGTCGGTAATGACTTTTCAGCGCAAGACAGCGTTCAAGATCATCGACCTGGTGCGCCAACTGAAACCCAACGTGCGCGTCGCGGTTGGCGGCTACGATCCGAGTCTCGCGGCGGAAGCGTACACCGACAACTCGTCGGGCGTTGTCGACTTTGTCGTGCGCGGCGAAGGCGAGATAACCTTCCGCGAACTCCTGCGCGCGATCGAGGAAGAGCGCGGGTTCGATCATATCGGAGGGCTCTCGTATCGAAGCGGCGACCGCTTCTATCACACGCCGGACCGCCCGGTTAACGGACTCGAGAACGGCGAAATAAGGCTTCCCAATCGCGCCGCGCGCGTGCTGAAGGGCTACACCATACTCGGCCGGCAAGTGGACGTGATCGAGACCTCGCGCGGCTGCACCTTCGATTGCAGCTTCTGTTCGATCATCGAGATGCGCGGGCGGAACTTCTTCACTTACTCGTTCGATCGAGTGATAGCCGACATTCGCGACGCGCACGACCGCGGCGCGCGGGCTATCTTCATCGTAGACGACAACGTTGTGCTGAACGTGAAGCGCTTCGAAGCTCTTTGTCGGGCGATCATCGACGCGGGTCTCAACGACATCGACTACACGGTCCAGGCGATGACCTCGGCGATAGCGAATCATGGAGAGACGCTCGCGCCGCTTATGCGCAAGGCGGGATTCCGCTACGTGTTTCTCGGGATCGAGAACGTGCTCGAAGACGATTTGAAATTCCTCAACGCCAGCTCAAAGAACACCAAACGCGAGAATGGTCAGAAGGCGGGCAATGCCACGCTCAAGGCGATCGACTACATTCGCAAGAACAAGATGTACGTCGTAGGCGGATTGATCGTCGGAAACCCCGACGACACGCGCGAGTCGATCCAGACCAATCTCGAGTTCGCGAAGAAGTACATCGACTGGCCCTACATTCAGCACCCGACGCCTTATCCTCGCACGCCGATGACCAAGGAGTTTCGCGACCGCGGGCTGATCATCAACGAGCGTCTCGAAGAGTATGACGGCACCACGGCGGTGGTGAAGACCGAACACCTATCAGCCGAAGAAGCCGAGTACATGAGATGGAAGTCCGAGCGTTGGATGAAGGTCCGGCACATCCCGGCGGCGTTCCGACACAACCCGTTGTTCGTTTTGCGGAACGCGCCGAGGATGTTCGGGCACACCTTCCGAGGAAGCACGGTTAAGAACTTCCTGGGTCTTGAAGACGAACGCGAAGCATTTGAACGGTATCGAGAGATTCGCCGCGCCGAACGGATGTACGTCTAG